In Zingiber officinale cultivar Zhangliang chromosome 1A, Zo_v1.1, whole genome shotgun sequence, the DNA window CTAACAGTCCTTgcatagcaccctaccgaaatcTCCCCAGCGTATCAATACCAACGGCAGGTCGGAcgtgccgtccggccggcgcgtaAGATGAGGGCCGTTCGGACAGCACTCCCCGTCCAGCCTGCCGGACGGACCCACCGGCCTGTGGTAGGTAGAGAAAGACGAATATCTTGTGAACAGCTGTCAAGCCCtagggctaggccatactcctagtctgacagctAGGTGTTctcctgtcccatcgaagacgtgcttggactgtagcagtatggcgtcagttaagctttctgacagacacataccgaggtatgggctgcggatacgtatgtgcctcggtggacgtgcaggagctccttcaccactctatataaagagcctcatacttcgccggaggtacgcgatatacaaccttggagccacttttttcaccacttgcttgcctgacttgagcgtcggagggtcgctgccgggaaccccttcccggcccgacttctgtgcaggttcgccggagtttcgtacgactagccggagatctataTCAGCaaatcggagagcgccacgtgcccagcgtccgttgagtcagcgttcggacaggatcatcataTATAGATCCATTAGCCACTCTTGATTATACGTAGCCAATATGCCTTTTTTCCTTCAATGCTAATCAATTCTACTTTTGTAATTATAGAATCACTTAAATCATTACTTGTGCAAAGAATTTCCAAGAATTTTTCTCTTTTACTTGTTTTGCTTATTGAGACAATGTCACAATTTAGCAAGTTATTTGCATCTTAAGCACCTTATAAGACATTACATCtatatttttgttgttttaaaacctttttaTTTATTCTCATTGATCCCTGTTGATAATTTTACATTATAACTTCTCACGTACTGATTGCAAACTTTATCTGTTCACAGGACTGCACTTGCCATGCTTGGCCATTTTCTTTAAATAACTCCAGGAAAAGTTATTCTTCATCTAATCGAAGATTACGTGTTCATATGACAATGGTAGATGAAAGGGCCATTCGACCACTAGAATCTGTGAAACCTAATCATACCCTGGTCAGTGGTGAATTCATTAAGAAACATGAATTAATTTGTGTAGGTTGTTGGAGCTTGCTATAATTGAAAAACTAACTAGTCTCTTTGCAAGACCATACCAAAAGTACTTGGAATATATGTgaatagttttatttttcttgattttatttttaattttttaaacaataacAACTCTATGACTTAATTGCTTTGCTCATCTTTTGCAGGTGTATGATCTTGTCCAAGGAAACCTTGTAAGAAAACTTTCTCCTTCATTCACCTATTATTGTAATAGCTGTTTGAGGTCTTGCAAATTTTTGACCTCAATGCCAACACCTTGTCCTTTCACTTGTAAAATAAAATAGTTACTAATTTAATTACCTTCAAGCAATTGCTAGTTTGACTATAGCATTATTGCACTTGCTGGTACTCATGTGATACCAAATTATAAAACCTAATTCGGGCATAAAATTTAGAGTAAATCCAAAGTTGAGGATTTAACATCATAGTTATTTTTCTTCTATTAACTTACCCTTTCCGTTATGGTATCAGTCTATTCGCCTTAGTGTATTTGTTTCTCTATGTTTTTGTTGAACAAGTGTTATATTCACTGCTCTCATCAGGCCTTAGATTCTAAATCAGGTTCTATAGTTTTGTTGAGCTGACAATTCCGTGCTGCAGTTGTTAATGAGTAATTGTCTATGATTTTCAAACTTGGAATCTACAGAAAGTATCCTGGCTTGTAGATTAAGTGGGAAAGTTAATATATAGATACAGAGAGACTATAAATTCAGTTAATCTAGGTAGGTGCCAGAGGTTTGACGCTAAGATTAACCAAAATAAATGTTTTTATGAAAAAACAATATTGGTGATCTCTGTAAGTATGATTTTGTTCAAAAGAACACTGTAACTTGTTAGTGGTTCAGCTTTTCTGGTTCATAATCAGTTCTCTTGCTAAATGGCCACCTCATAAGTTCTCATGATATTCTTGAGAAATACTCTAGGTCTTTAAAAAATCTTATCTGGATGCCATTGCCTTTGTTAGAATCCAACTATAAATACTCTTCTATGTTCTTTTATTAGTTCCATACCTATGTTCTAGTAGTATGAGTTCCTTTGTACAAAACGAAGGCATTGGAATTTTTTGTTTAACGATCATTCCATGGTTTGGAGAATTCAATAGTATTTTCATACTTCAGAACTTGAGGTCTATTTTGTCTCTCTGATATGCTAATTTGTGTATTTCTTTCCACTTTATCTAATGCAGGTGAACTGGAATTATTTCATGGATAAGTCAATACCTGATCCACCAACTGCTGTTCTCTTGCATGGAATTCTTGGTTCTAGGAAGAATTGGGGTCAGTGAGCTACTcaaacttgaaagcttcttgCTTTTCTCAAACTGATATGCCTCTTAGTGCTTTTCTAAGAAGTATACACAAATGGAAAGGTGGTATTTTGGCAGTAATAACTAGCTACCGGCTGAcggatttataaaaataaataaaactataaTATGGACAATCTGAAAAAAAAAGGAGATCCACAAGTGACATTACTTTATATTGGTAGTCTCACTTTAGTTTGCTTGGTTTCCTACCTTTAATGCATCTTTGTTGCACATAAATGTACAATTATTTGCAATATTATGAACAAAGTTTCTGTATTAGATAGAACTACAGATTAGTACATAACAGATACAGAGTTGTAAGTGTCCTGTTGAATCTGGTGAATAATGGTACAAAAATATTTCAGGTTCTTTCGCAAAGAGACTGGCGCAAGAGTTCCCAATGTGGCAGGTATACTCTCCAACACTTAACCCCTCTTCACTTTGCCAAAAGTGCCATTTAAACACTGAAAAATCAAAATGGTTTTGTAATCAAAATGGTGAGCCCAAAATAAGACGTGAAATGACATTGTCTATGTACGTGGGCTAATCCTTTACTGTGCTTCCTTTAATGCAGTTTCTTTTGGTTGATTTGCGCTGTCATGGTAAATCGGCATCAATAAAGAAGAATGGACCTCATACAGTTGCTGCAGCTGCTCTTGATGTTCTAAAGCTTGTAAGTGTTTATGTTTTCAATCGAATATCATCTGCATGTGAATATTTTACACATTGTAGCATTTTGTCTTTAAACAGTGATATCTCTTGTTAACACTAAGTAGAAATATCACATTGACTTAATTTTTACTGGGGCATTTTTCTAAAACCCATTTAAGTTGTAGTTTTATTAATGAGAGAGCTCACCCAGTTGGCTTGTGTAGTCACTTGATGGCATGCACTGTACCTTATTGACGAGAGCGATGCCTTGAACAAGTTTACCTTCACTTCATTACCTTGTCAACATATTTGTGGTTTATGGGCATACCGTATCAATCCATCCTGAAATTAGAAAATGTAAGATACTAAGCTTTGTTTAGAAAATGTAAGATACTAAGTTTTGTTTCCTTGATCTTGATCAATGTGTCTCTGGTTACTAAAACAAAAATGGTTGGTGGTTCTTTGATGTGAAAGTTGGTTTTTGATTCTTACATATTAACTAGTGGTGATTCAATCACTTCTAAGAAACTAGAGAATTTACAACATTAAGATTCAGTCGATTAATCACTCAGTGTAAATTTAACATCAAAGATGCTCTGTCTTCATTTTTTCAACCACAAAGTTGCTCTTGGTCCCATATAGTTGAACATCTCTTGTTAGCTTTTGGTTCAGTTTCTAGTGGCATTTGTTTCATGAGATAGTTGGTATAAGTTTGGAGGTAATTTTCCAATATGACACTTTGGCATCATACAGGTTGCACAACTCAGATTGATACCACGTGTCTTAGTTGGTCACAGCTTTGGTGGCAAAGGTAATCTTCGCAAGTTTCTTTATTTCTTGGTTggcatttatttgtttgtttgttttttgcaATTTAATATTTTCTGATATGCCACTCTATCATCTTCTCAGTGGCCCTAAGTATGGTAGAACAAGCTGCAAAGCCTCTTGCTAGACCTGTCAGAGTAAGATCAAAATCTGAATTCTTACCATTGAATACCTGCTAATTCTATTCATGATTTTTGACCTTAGATTTTAATCATCCTCCCTTAAATATCAAAGGTAAGAACTTTGACTTTTGTCTTTGAAGGTTTGGGTTCTTGATGCTACCCCTGGGAAGGTTCGTCCTGGAGGAGATGGTGAAGATCATCCTGGTGAATTGATTGCTTTTTTGAGTAAAATGCCTAAGGAGGTGTGCTTGCTTGACTATGAATTCTTGCACCAGTTGATTATTTGTTTATAGTAGTTAATTATGTTTTGTGTTATTCATTTTGTCCTATTTTCTTAATATGCTTGAAATTGTGTGTTTCTAGTTTTCTGAACTACTATTCATTTCAAAATAGAGTTTAATAGGGATGTCATGAGACAACTTGTTTTGGTGGATACTGAATTTTAGTTTCATGAAATGCAAATTTATATGTTTCACATGAACAATGCTAATATCGCTTTGTTTTTAATTTCTtactttaaaatataaaaaatggtTTTCTAGAAAGTATTTCTGATCATTTTGACTTATTATAGGTTGCTTCAAAGCAGAAAGTTGTAGATACATTGATTCAGGAAGGATTTTCATCAGAGGTTGCGCGGGTATGGACATTTCTATGCTTTCTACCATTTTGACGGGTTAATCAAACTCATATTCTTCAGATGTCCATTCATTAATTAAAGCTACAGAAGCATGAAATAGTTTAAAAAACATAATTAAGTACATTGTTTAAGcgttttgttcaaaaacttaaccatggaagtatgatattattCCCAGTGGGTGGTGACAAATCTGCAGCCAGCTAATCAGCCTGGTTCCATCTCATCATCAGGCTTCTCATGGATATTTGACCTCAATGGCATCTCAGAGATGTACAAGTCCTATGAAGAAACAAATTTATGGTACAGAAGCACCCTCGTGCGATAGTATATCGCCATAAATTCCGTGAATATACATCTGAACCAGAACACTCTATGTTCTTGTAGGCAAACTGTTGAGAATGTTCCTCGAGGAGTTCATATGAATTTCTTGAAGGCTGAGAGAAGCTTACATAGATGGGCTCTCGAAGACCTTCGGAGGATCCATGTTGCCGAGGAGTTGGCTTCCGAGGAGGGAGCGGGTGTTGAGCTACATGTTCTTGAAGATGCTGGCCACTGGGTACTGCTAATCTACATTCTCGTTTCTTTAGGCCGGTTCTTACTCTTGAATGTTGAGCAACTTTTTCATTGAGGC includes these proteins:
- the LOC122038968 gene encoding protein ABHD11-like, whose product is MARASNFSVSCGSDLGWAFMAGGKGFDIRVGASLDPRTRCGVQFPLQDCTCHAWPFSLNNSRKSYSSSNRRLRVHMTMVDERAIRPLESVKPNHTLVYDLVQGNLVNWNYFMDKSIPDPPTAVLLHGILGSRKNWGSFAKRLAQEFPMWQFLLVDLRCHGKSASIKKNGPHTVAAAALDVLKLVAQLRLIPRVLVGHSFGGKVALSMVEQAAKPLARPVRVWVLDATPGKVRPGGDGEDHPGELIAFLSKMPKEVASKQKVVDTLIQEGFSSEVARWVVTNLQPANQPGSISSSGFSWIFDLNGISEMYKSYEETNLWQTVENVPRGVHMNFLKAERSLHRWALEDLRRIHVAEELASEEGAGVELHVLEDAGHWVHADNPDGLFRILSSSFLGLRNL